The following are from one region of the Peromyscus leucopus breed LL Stock chromosome 18, UCI_PerLeu_2.1, whole genome shotgun sequence genome:
- the Tmpo gene encoding thymopoietin isoform X1 produces MPEFLEDPSVLTKEKLKSELVANNVTLPAGEQRKDVYVQLYLQHLTARNRPPPPASSSSSSSSLAAGANSKGPPDFSSDEEREPTPVLGSGASSGRGRAAVGRKATKKTDKPRLEDKDDLDVTELSNEELLDQLVRYGVNPGPIVGTTRKLYEKKLLKLREQGTESRSSTPLPTVSSSAENTRQNGSNDSDRYSDNDDGKKKEHKKVKATRDFVPFSELASAPSGGFFQGISFPEISTRPPLGRTEVQAAKRVHTSKGDLPREPLTDPALPGKGQVQRLAPGRNVFVPSESSYDRCVEKSSSSPAQRELAARLASAAASPSLMRETTTTYCKDVVESICRGGKGRGRPSGAEGPGVSDQSVICSEREVLQESERSQVISPPLARAIRDYVNSLLVQGGVSSVPGISGSVPTLDIENICKRLSQSNRQESAEPLSPPRKVPRLSETPGKEGGSGSRVAFQNTPASEHTSSFAKSVVSRSLTTLGIEVSQQAQHGKVDASEPSFPLHESIVRVIGEEWQQVDRQLPSLACKYPVSSSEATRILSVPAVDDEILGLVPETTPRTTVQASSTESCDKHLDLALCRSYEAAASALQIATHTAFVAKSLQADLSRAAQIISSDPSHAHQALEILSRTYDAASYLCDAAFDEVRVSAHIMGSSTMGRRHLWLKDCKIAPASKKKLTVAPFEGGTLFGGEVHKVIKKRGNKQ; encoded by the exons ATGCCGGAGTTCCTGGAGGACCCCTCGGTCCTGACCAAAGAGAAGTTGAAGAGCGAGTTGGTCGCCAACAACGTGACGCTCCCGGCCGGCGAGCAGCGCAAGGACGTCTACGTGCAGCTCTACCTGCAGCACCTCACGGCGCGCaaccggccgccgccgccggcttCGTCCTCGTCGTCGTCCTCGTCGCTCGCCGCGGGCGCCAACAGCAAGGGGCCGCCCGACTTCTCCAGCGACGAGGAGCGCGAGCCCACCCCGGTGCTCGGCTCCGGGGCCTCCTCCGGCCGCGGCCGGGCCGCCGTCGGCAGG aaagccacaaagaaAACTGATAAGCCCAGACTAGAAGATAAAGATGACCTAGATGTGACAGAGCTCTCTAATGAAGAACTTCTGGATCAGCTTGTGAGATACGGGGTGAATCCTGGTCCCATTGTGG GGACAACCAGGAAGCTGTATGAGAAGAAGCTGTTGAAACTGAGGGAACAGGGGACAGAATCACGGTCATCTACGCCTCTTCCAACAGTCTCTTCTTCAGCAGAAAACACGAGACAGAACGGAAGTAACGACTCCGACAGATACAGTGATAACGATGACG ggaagaagaaagaacacaagaaagTGAAGGCCACTAGGgattttgttcctttttctgaACTTGCATCTGCTCCCTCTGGTGGATTTTTTCAGGGTATTTCTTTTCCTGAAATCTCCACCCGCCCTCCTCTGGGCAGGACGGAAGTGCAGGCAGCTAAGAGAGTCCACACTTCTAAGGGAGACCTCCCCAGGGAGCCTCTTACTGACCCAGCCTTGCCTGGGAAGGGACAGGTGCAGAGGTTGGCCCCTGGGCGGAATGTATTCGTTCCTTCCGAGTCTAGCTATGATAGGTGTGTAGAGAAAAGTTCTTCATCGCCCGCTCAGCGTGAACTcgctgccaggctggcctctgctgcaGCTTCTCCCTCCCTGATGAGAGAGACCACTACTACTTACTGTAAAGACGTAGTAGAAAGTATCTGCCGTGGAGGGAAAGGCAGAGGTCGGCCCTCCGGTGCTGAGGGGCCTGGTGTTTCCGATCAGTCCGTGATCTGCAGTGAAAGAGAGGTGCTGCAGGAGTCAGAGAGGTCTCAGGTCATCTCTCCACCACTTGCTCGCGCCATCAGAGACTACGTTAATTCTCTGTTAGTCCAGGGTGGGGTCAGCAGTGTGCCTGGGATCTCTGGTTCTGTACCCACACTGGATAtagaaaacatatgcaagagacttaGCCAGTCTAATCGGCAAGAGTCTGCTGAACCCCTGTCTCCTCCCCGCAAAGTCCCCAGACTCAGTGAGACGCCCGGGAAGGAAGGGGGTTCAGGTTCACGTGTGGCATTTCAGAATACGCCTGCTTCTGAACATACATCTTCTTTTGCCAAGAGTGTTGTCTCTCGTTCCCTTACAACCTTAGGGATAGAAGTGTCTCAGCAAGCACAGCATGGTAAAGTAGATGCCTCCGAGCCATCTTTTCCTCTACACGAATCGATTGTAAGAGTGATCGGAGAGGAGTGGCAGCAAGTTGACAGGCAGCTGCCTTCACTGGCATGCAAATATCCAGTTTCTTCCAGCGAGGCAACACGGATATTATCGGTTCCAGCAGTAGATGATGAAATCCTGGGGCTTGTTCCTGAAACCACCCCACGCACCACAGTTCAGGCGTCCTCCACTGAGTCTTGTGATAAACATTTGGACTTAGCTCTCTGTAGATCTTATGAAGCTGCAGCATCAGCATTGCAGATTGCAACCCACACTGCCTTTGTGGCTAAGTCTCTGCAAGCCGACCTAAGTCGGGCTGCACAGATCATTAGTTCAGATCCTAGTCATGCACACCAAGCCCTTGAGATTCTGAGCAGAACCTATGATGCAGCTTCGTATCTCTGTGACGCTGCCTTTGATGAGGTGAGGGTGTCTGCCCATATCATGGGGTCTTCTACTATGGGTCGGCGTCATCTGTGGTTGAAAGACTGTAAGATTGCCCCAGCTTCTAAGAAGAAACTGACAGTCGCCCCCTTTGAGGGTGGAACACTATTCGGAGGGGAAGTACACAAAGTTATTAAAAAGCGTGGAAATAAACAGTAA